The following proteins are co-located in the Lacticaseibacillus paracasei subsp. paracasei genome:
- a CDS encoding cell division protein FtsQ/DivIB: MAWPRKKKPQPDPLTPWQQYQARQQQTPRHDRRQKPKLNVDLPKVQNLRRRKLVRNLTLILLPLLILLGVFGYFASPLSKVGLVSVQGVRTVPDQQVINATKLSDDDLMLSVILHKKAIAQRVQDSLPEIKQASLTFTGLNHIVIKTSEYETIGYVYQKHTYHKILITGKVLKNGTQTPVDTYPVFSGFTAKELPQMISLLQQFPKAIQRDISEIDASRGDANPYQISMNMNDGYRVIADSRTIANKIKYYPAIVSQVKKKGVIDLEVGAFWRAYSSAEKSSND, translated from the coding sequence TTGGCTTGGCCCCGAAAAAAGAAACCGCAACCTGACCCGCTGACACCGTGGCAGCAATACCAGGCGCGCCAGCAGCAGACGCCGCGACATGATCGGCGCCAGAAGCCAAAATTGAATGTCGATCTGCCGAAAGTACAGAACTTACGGCGGCGTAAGCTGGTTAGAAACCTCACGTTGATTTTGCTCCCCCTGCTGATATTGCTGGGGGTTTTTGGCTATTTTGCTAGTCCGCTATCCAAGGTTGGGCTTGTGAGTGTGCAGGGTGTGCGGACCGTGCCTGATCAGCAGGTGATTAATGCCACAAAATTGTCGGATGATGATTTGATGTTAAGCGTTATATTGCATAAAAAAGCGATCGCTCAACGTGTTCAAGATTCTTTACCAGAAATTAAACAAGCGAGTCTGACGTTTACCGGCTTGAATCATATTGTTATCAAAACCAGCGAGTATGAGACGATCGGTTACGTCTATCAGAAGCATACTTATCACAAGATTTTGATAACCGGCAAAGTGCTGAAGAACGGGACGCAGACGCCAGTTGACACTTACCCTGTTTTTTCAGGCTTCACAGCGAAGGAATTGCCGCAGATGATTTCCTTGCTGCAGCAGTTTCCAAAGGCCATTCAGCGAGACATTTCCGAAATCGATGCTAGTCGTGGTGACGCAAATCCTTACCAGATCTCGATGAACATGAACGACGGTTATCGCGTGATTGCCGATTCGCGAACAATTGCTAACAAAATCAAGTATTATCCGGCAATTGTTTCACAGGTTAAGAAAAAAGGTGTTATCGATTTAGAAGTTGGGGCATTTTGGCGGGCATACTCAAGTGCGGAAAAGTCGTCAAACGACTGA
- a CDS encoding penicillin-binding transpeptidase domain-containing protein has product MKIFKSKRSTNAHPARNRKIFGIWMIGVTLLILGGFVLRFSFVATVGEVDSNNLAKQRQKQYQTDTVLQAKRGAILDKTGNVIAEDSNTYTIFAILDKQSKDSNNKPDYVVDKAKTAKILSRYLAMSEAKILARLTPGKNMYQVEFGTSGTKLSLAIKKQIDAEKLPGIHFRETPSRLYPNGVFASHVIGLAQAQGKSTSLTGVMGLEKQFNTVLAGTNGYRRSQTDAYGYKLPNAKTNLKTPVNGGTVYTTLDSGLQAYLETLMTDVQNKYEPKGMTAVLMSAKTGQILAATQRPTFDASTGEGLGDMWRDSLVEDNYEPGSVMKIVTLAAAIQSGKYHPNDYYQSGSIKLDGGTVNDWRTGGWGSIPLSKAFPLSSNVGMVKIEQAMGAGIWKQYLDKFRFGQKTGITLPGETSGHISFERPLDQAITSFGQGIEVNVMQMLQAISAVSNGGKMLKPQIVSKVISQNGKTKVYKPEVVGQPISKETAAQVIDAMRHVVNDEDGTGVAYKMPGVDLAVKTGTGQIASPQGGYLTGDSNYTFSVAGVAPASDPQYVLYLAMKQPQKMTEPAESILASIFKPMMQRALDTTANGAVTDDTNTATIPAVTNAALTTAQDSLKQANFDVATVGTGNKVVQQLPTSGTKALHGSRVLLLTNGAMTMPDLTGWSKSDVLKFVQLTGKKFKLVGDGFVTQQSIAAGTLLGDTSGTIKFKQQ; this is encoded by the coding sequence ATGAAAATTTTCAAATCAAAACGATCAACGAATGCACATCCTGCCCGAAACCGTAAAATTTTCGGCATCTGGATGATCGGGGTCACACTCCTGATCCTTGGTGGGTTCGTTCTTCGTTTTTCTTTTGTGGCGACTGTTGGCGAGGTTGATTCTAACAATCTGGCGAAGCAGCGACAAAAACAATATCAGACTGATACTGTCTTGCAGGCTAAGCGCGGCGCCATTCTCGATAAAACTGGCAATGTGATCGCAGAAGATTCCAATACTTATACCATTTTTGCGATTTTGGACAAGCAAAGCAAAGACAGCAACAATAAACCTGATTATGTGGTTGATAAAGCAAAAACGGCGAAGATTCTGAGCCGTTATTTGGCGATGTCAGAAGCAAAAATTTTGGCGCGACTAACGCCAGGCAAAAATATGTATCAGGTTGAATTTGGCACATCTGGCACCAAATTGAGTTTGGCGATCAAGAAACAAATTGATGCTGAAAAACTGCCGGGCATCCATTTTCGTGAAACACCGTCGCGACTGTATCCAAATGGCGTCTTTGCGAGTCACGTGATTGGTCTGGCTCAGGCACAAGGCAAAAGTACCAGCTTGACAGGCGTCATGGGGCTTGAAAAGCAATTCAATACGGTTTTAGCCGGTACGAATGGTTATCGTCGCAGCCAGACCGATGCATATGGCTATAAGCTGCCTAACGCAAAGACGAATCTGAAAACGCCTGTTAATGGCGGTACCGTCTACACAACGCTCGATAGTGGTTTGCAGGCCTATTTAGAGACGCTGATGACCGACGTGCAAAATAAATACGAACCAAAAGGCATGACGGCCGTGTTGATGAGTGCCAAAACTGGACAGATTTTGGCAGCGACTCAACGACCAACGTTTGATGCCTCAACGGGTGAAGGCTTAGGCGACATGTGGCGTGACTCGCTTGTTGAAGATAATTATGAACCAGGCTCGGTCATGAAAATTGTGACGCTGGCTGCTGCGATTCAAAGTGGCAAGTATCACCCAAATGATTATTATCAATCCGGATCTATCAAATTGGATGGTGGTACTGTTAATGACTGGCGAACCGGCGGCTGGGGATCCATTCCTTTAAGCAAAGCCTTCCCTCTGTCGAGTAACGTGGGGATGGTTAAGATTGAACAGGCAATGGGGGCTGGCATCTGGAAGCAGTATTTGGATAAATTCCGTTTCGGCCAGAAAACTGGCATCACCTTGCCGGGTGAAACTAGCGGGCACATTAGTTTTGAACGGCCCCTTGACCAAGCAATCACCTCATTTGGTCAAGGCATTGAGGTCAATGTGATGCAGATGCTGCAGGCGATCAGTGCCGTTTCCAATGGCGGCAAAATGTTGAAACCGCAGATTGTTTCTAAAGTCATCTCTCAGAACGGCAAAACCAAAGTTTATAAACCGGAAGTCGTTGGGCAACCCATTTCAAAGGAAACTGCGGCCCAAGTCATCGATGCAATGCGGCATGTTGTTAACGATGAAGACGGCACCGGTGTCGCATACAAGATGCCCGGTGTTGATCTGGCTGTGAAAACCGGGACGGGGCAAATTGCCAGTCCACAAGGTGGCTATCTGACAGGTGATTCAAACTATACCTTCAGTGTTGCCGGGGTTGCGCCGGCTTCTGATCCACAGTACGTCCTTTATCTGGCCATGAAACAACCGCAAAAAATGACGGAACCGGCCGAATCCATTTTGGCTAGCATTTTTAAACCGATGATGCAGCGGGCACTGGATACAACTGCTAATGGTGCGGTTACTGATGATACTAATACGGCCACCATTCCAGCGGTCACTAACGCGGCATTGACAACGGCTCAAGATAGCTTGAAGCAAGCCAATTTCGACGTGGCAACTGTGGGTACAGGTAATAAAGTTGTGCAACAATTACCAACAAGCGGTACCAAGGCACTGCACGGTTCCCGAGTTTTACTTTTGACGAACGGGGCCATGACCATGCCTGACTTAACTGGTTGGTCAAAATCTGATGTGTTAAAATTTGTACAACTGACCGGTAAGAAATTCAAACTTGTCGGTGATGGTTTTGTGACCCAGCAAAGTATCGCTGCAGGCACATTGTTAGGCGATACTAGCGGGACCATTAAATTTAAACAACAATAG
- the murD gene encoding UDP-N-acetylmuramoyl-L-alanine--D-glutamate ligase encodes MKNISDYRNKKVLVLGLAKSGVNAARLLHKLGALVTVNDKQQFDDNKDAQELLADGMRVITGRHPVELLDEHFELMVKNPGIPYSNPMVKRAEALHMPIITEPELAYQVSEAQWIGITGTNGKTTTTTLIGLMLNQQRPHHAFDAGNIGIPVSQVAQKVGKDDTIVAELSSFQLCGIKTLHPHIAVLTNIYEAHLDWHGNRANYVAAKMRITMNQTPDDYFIMNWDLPEMHELAKQSKAQIVPFSRKNAEGARAQLIDGWLTFDGDRIMKASEMQIPGLHNIENALAAIAAVKLEGVGDDAIREVLRTFSGVKHRIQYLETIDGRRVYNDSKATNVEAATVALNAFDQPIVWLAGGLDRGLPMDALTPLVKKHVKSMVVFGQTAPLMGKIAKDAGVPVQTTENVMTAVPLAYEVSRPGDVILLSPAAASWDQYPNFEVRGDNFIKVVNQLKATVESGDK; translated from the coding sequence GTGAAGAATATTTCGGATTATCGCAATAAAAAAGTGCTTGTTTTGGGATTAGCGAAAAGTGGCGTGAATGCGGCACGCCTATTACATAAGTTGGGCGCTTTAGTGACAGTCAATGACAAACAACAATTTGACGACAACAAAGACGCTCAGGAACTGCTTGCAGACGGTATGCGGGTCATTACCGGCAGGCATCCGGTTGAGCTCTTAGACGAGCATTTCGAGTTGATGGTCAAAAATCCTGGCATTCCATACAGTAATCCGATGGTTAAGCGGGCTGAGGCGTTACATATGCCAATTATCACTGAACCCGAGTTGGCTTATCAGGTTTCGGAAGCTCAATGGATCGGGATTACTGGGACAAACGGTAAAACGACCACAACCACGCTGATTGGCTTGATGTTGAATCAGCAGCGGCCACATCATGCATTTGATGCGGGCAATATTGGCATTCCCGTTAGTCAAGTCGCTCAAAAAGTCGGCAAAGACGATACGATTGTGGCTGAGTTGTCGAGTTTTCAACTGTGCGGCATCAAAACATTGCATCCACATATTGCCGTTCTAACGAATATTTATGAAGCTCATCTGGATTGGCATGGTAACCGGGCAAATTATGTTGCGGCCAAAATGCGAATTACCATGAATCAAACGCCAGACGACTATTTCATCATGAACTGGGATTTGCCAGAAATGCATGAGTTGGCGAAACAGAGCAAGGCACAAATCGTCCCGTTCTCAAGAAAGAACGCGGAAGGCGCTCGAGCTCAGTTAATCGATGGTTGGCTGACGTTTGATGGCGATCGGATTATGAAGGCCAGCGAGATGCAGATCCCCGGCTTACATAATATCGAAAATGCGTTAGCTGCCATCGCTGCCGTGAAACTCGAAGGGGTCGGCGACGATGCTATTCGCGAAGTGCTGCGAACATTCTCCGGGGTTAAACATCGGATTCAATATCTAGAAACCATTGATGGCCGCCGGGTCTACAACGATTCAAAAGCGACTAACGTTGAGGCAGCCACCGTTGCCTTGAATGCATTCGACCAACCGATTGTCTGGCTGGCAGGTGGTTTGGATCGCGGATTGCCAATGGATGCACTGACACCACTGGTTAAGAAACACGTTAAAAGCATGGTTGTTTTTGGTCAAACAGCACCCTTGATGGGCAAGATTGCTAAAGATGCCGGGGTACCAGTTCAAACGACTGAGAATGTGATGACTGCGGTGCCACTTGCCTATGAAGTCAGTCGCCCTGGTGATGTCATCTTACTTTCGCCAGCGGCCGCAAGTTGGGACCAATATCCTAATTTTGAAGTTCGCGGCGATAATTTCATTAAAGTTGTCAATCAATTAAAAGCAACAGTCGAAAGTGGGGATAAGTAA
- a CDS encoding cell division protein SepF, with product MAFEKLGEKFSNFFAMDNEDDYQDQEDEQAQQPAPEQPVDNHYRSNKVVSMATPAGKTAKIVVYEPRVYSDAKEIGSHLLNNRAVVINFDRIGSDDATRIVDFLTGTVFAINGEIKRVGESIFLVTPANFEIDGSLASTIDSDGLNLSSQH from the coding sequence ATGGCGTTTGAAAAGTTAGGCGAAAAATTTAGCAACTTCTTTGCCATGGACAATGAAGATGATTATCAAGACCAAGAAGACGAACAGGCGCAACAACCCGCACCAGAACAACCGGTGGACAATCATTATCGCAGCAACAAGGTGGTTTCAATGGCAACGCCCGCTGGTAAGACAGCGAAGATCGTGGTTTATGAACCGCGAGTGTACTCTGATGCCAAAGAAATCGGGTCGCATTTATTGAACAATCGGGCGGTTGTCATTAACTTTGATCGCATCGGCTCCGATGATGCGACGCGCATTGTCGATTTTTTGACAGGCACTGTGTTCGCCATTAATGGTGAGATTAAACGGGTGGGCGAGTCGATTTTCCTCGTGACCCCTGCTAACTTTGAAATTGATGGGTCACTAGCCAGCACCATTGACTCTGACGGTTTGAACCTTTCTTCGCAACATTAA
- the murG gene encoding undecaprenyldiphospho-muramoylpentapeptide beta-N-acetylglucosaminyltransferase: MRLVISGGGTGGHIYPALALIEALKAEGKLDDVLYVGTKRGLESRIVPATGLKFATLDLQGFKRSLSLSNFTTVRKFLGSLGEAKKLLQDFQPDIVVGTGGYVSGAILFAATRLHIPTVIHESNSVAGVTNKFLSHFVDRVAIVFPEVAKAFPANKVVVTGNPRAQQVAGLKPNDRLRDFGLDPHIRTLLAFGGSRGAPRINDAVVAALPIWAKADFQVLFATGRTHYDQIKAKLPDLPATIKVVPYIDDMPSILPDIGLLISRAGATTLAEITALGIPAVLIPSPNVTHHHQFLNAQSLTKQGAAITITEDELDNHFPRRVVTLMEDDEKRAAMAKASKKLGVPDASDQLIAVMTTLLSKRR; encoded by the coding sequence ATGCGGCTGGTGATCTCTGGAGGCGGCACTGGTGGCCACATTTATCCGGCACTGGCGTTGATTGAAGCCTTAAAAGCGGAAGGAAAACTTGACGATGTGCTTTACGTTGGCACGAAAAGGGGCTTGGAAAGTCGGATTGTACCAGCGACCGGACTTAAGTTTGCGACGCTCGATTTGCAAGGCTTCAAGCGAAGTCTATCGTTAAGTAATTTCACAACAGTCCGGAAATTTCTTGGTAGCTTGGGTGAAGCAAAAAAATTGCTACAGGATTTTCAACCTGATATTGTGGTTGGTACCGGTGGCTATGTTTCCGGTGCCATCTTATTTGCCGCGACACGATTGCATATCCCAACCGTGATTCATGAATCCAATTCGGTGGCTGGGGTGACGAACAAGTTTCTGAGTCATTTCGTTGATCGCGTGGCCATCGTTTTTCCTGAAGTTGCTAAGGCCTTTCCAGCCAATAAAGTGGTGGTGACAGGGAATCCGCGGGCCCAACAAGTTGCTGGTTTGAAGCCGAACGATCGGCTCCGTGATTTCGGCCTTGATCCGCATATTCGTACTTTGTTAGCCTTTGGTGGTTCTCGTGGGGCGCCACGGATTAATGATGCGGTTGTGGCGGCCTTGCCAATTTGGGCGAAAGCAGATTTTCAAGTGCTGTTTGCTACTGGCCGGACGCATTACGATCAAATTAAGGCTAAATTGCCTGATTTGCCGGCGACAATCAAGGTGGTCCCGTACATCGATGATATGCCATCCATTTTACCCGATATCGGTTTATTGATCAGTCGGGCAGGGGCGACGACTTTGGCAGAAATCACGGCGCTTGGGATTCCGGCAGTTCTGATTCCCAGTCCCAATGTGACTCATCATCATCAATTTTTAAATGCCCAAAGTCTAACGAAACAAGGGGCAGCGATCACAATTACAGAAGATGAATTAGACAATCATTTTCCACGTCGGGTTGTGACCTTGATGGAAGATGACGAAAAACGTGCCGCAATGGCTAAGGCATCAAAAAAATTAGGTGTCCCAGATGCAAGTGATCAATTGATCGCAGTGATGACGACGCTACTTTCGAAACGTAGGTGA
- the ftsZ gene encoding cell division protein FtsZ, translated as MDFQMDAQNEKGANIKVIGVGGAGGNAINRMIAEDVKGVEFIAANTDLQALNASNAETKIQLGPKLTRGLGAGSNPEIGQKAAEESEEAIGAALQGADMIFVTAGMGGGSGTGAAPIVAKIAKDQGALTVGVVTRPFTFEGPKRAKNATEGIAQLKEHVDTLVIIANNRLLEIVDKKTPMLEAFHAADNVLRQGVQGISDLITSPGYVNLDFADVKTVMANQGSALMGIGSATGENRTVEATKKAISSPLLEVNISGAKQVLLNITGGPDLSLFEAQDASQIVADSAKDDVNIIFGTSINEELGDEVVVTVIATGIEEDPRQEPSRRNVAKNRTTDQDNQGGGYRPAYADSDANENRQAKSDDPFGNWDLRREPSKRQAPSGDDMSNAKKKDFDIFENQTNADDAGGDDQPPFFKRRRQ; from the coding sequence ATGGATTTTCAAATGGACGCACAAAATGAAAAAGGCGCCAACATTAAAGTAATCGGTGTCGGCGGTGCAGGCGGCAATGCGATTAATCGCATGATCGCCGAAGATGTTAAAGGTGTTGAGTTCATTGCGGCGAACACTGATTTGCAGGCTTTGAATGCCAGCAACGCTGAAACCAAGATCCAACTCGGGCCTAAATTGACCCGCGGCCTAGGTGCCGGTTCCAATCCGGAGATCGGGCAAAAGGCTGCTGAAGAAAGCGAAGAAGCCATCGGTGCTGCGCTGCAAGGTGCAGATATGATTTTTGTTACCGCTGGTATGGGCGGTGGTTCTGGCACAGGAGCAGCGCCGATTGTTGCCAAAATTGCCAAAGACCAAGGTGCCTTGACTGTCGGCGTGGTTACCCGTCCCTTTACTTTTGAAGGCCCTAAGCGCGCAAAGAATGCGACAGAGGGCATTGCACAACTGAAAGAGCATGTGGATACCTTGGTGATTATTGCCAACAACCGTCTACTTGAGATTGTCGACAAGAAGACGCCGATGCTTGAAGCGTTCCATGCTGCTGATAATGTGTTACGCCAAGGTGTTCAAGGTATTTCCGATCTGATCACCAGCCCTGGTTACGTTAACTTGGACTTTGCCGATGTGAAAACAGTCATGGCTAACCAAGGATCTGCTTTGATGGGGATTGGGAGTGCTACGGGTGAAAACCGTACCGTTGAAGCGACTAAAAAAGCCATCTCAAGTCCACTGCTTGAAGTAAATATTAGCGGTGCCAAACAGGTACTGTTAAACATCACTGGCGGCCCAGATTTGAGCTTGTTCGAAGCTCAAGATGCTTCCCAGATTGTGGCCGACTCGGCTAAAGATGATGTTAATATCATCTTCGGGACATCCATCAACGAGGAACTTGGCGATGAAGTCGTCGTGACGGTCATTGCGACAGGGATCGAAGAAGATCCCCGTCAGGAACCTTCACGTCGCAACGTTGCTAAGAACCGTACAACGGATCAAGATAATCAAGGCGGCGGTTATCGCCCAGCCTATGCTGATAGTGACGCCAACGAGAATCGGCAGGCAAAAAGCGATGATCCGTTTGGCAACTGGGACTTGCGGCGTGAACCAAGCAAGCGTCAGGCACCAAGCGGCGATGATATGAGCAACGCTAAGAAAAAAGATTTCGACATTTTTGAAAATCAAACTAACGCAGACGATGCTGGCGGCGATGATCAGCCACCATTCTTCAAGCGTCGGCGTCAATAG
- a CDS encoding YggT family protein: MFNLLNAIYQVGSWAIYLYIIMVFIYILISWFPNAQGSALDRFLSRFVDPFLSIFQRFIPPLAGIDFSPILAFFVLSLIKMAWTKLFIMLVQKLVIG, encoded by the coding sequence GTGTTCAATTTACTCAATGCAATCTACCAGGTGGGCAGTTGGGCAATTTACCTTTATATCATCATGGTCTTCATTTACATTTTGATATCTTGGTTTCCCAATGCTCAAGGCTCAGCACTGGATCGCTTTTTAAGCAGATTTGTTGATCCGTTTCTGAGCATCTTTCAGCGATTCATCCCACCATTGGCTGGAATTGATTTTTCACCAATCCTAGCATTCTTTGTACTTTCACTTATTAAAATGGCTTGGACGAAATTATTTATCATGTTAGTCCAGAAGCTTGTAATCGGGTGA
- the mraY gene encoding phospho-N-acetylmuramoyl-pentapeptide-transferase, with protein MQLAQMLIPMVSAFAITIMFMPLFIGYMRYKKEGQVIREEGPSWHEKKSGTPTMGGLIFIAAIIVSAIWVGIWQHQLTLSVWVSLFILVLYGLLGFYDDFEKLVHHRNEGLKAWQKLAGQILGAIIFLIAYFHEGFDHTLWVPIIGNVSATWFYVLFVIVWLVGFSNAVNLTDGLDGLVAGQTTISFGTYAIIAAHDGRTDVLIVCLVTIGAMLGFLMFNHKPAQIFMGDLGSLALGGMLAVVAILLHREWSLLLIGIIYVTETASVILQVGSFKLTGKRIFLMSPIHHHFEMKGWSEWQIDLMFWLVGLIGSGIYLAFFL; from the coding sequence ATGCAACTTGCTCAGATGCTCATCCCGATGGTTTCGGCATTTGCAATTACCATTATGTTCATGCCATTGTTCATCGGCTACATGCGTTACAAAAAAGAAGGTCAGGTGATTCGCGAAGAGGGTCCAAGCTGGCACGAGAAAAAGTCAGGAACACCGACTATGGGTGGTTTGATTTTTATTGCTGCTATCATTGTGTCGGCCATTTGGGTCGGTATTTGGCAGCATCAACTGACGCTCAGTGTCTGGGTCTCCTTGTTTATTTTGGTGCTCTATGGACTGCTTGGCTTCTATGACGATTTTGAGAAACTGGTTCATCATCGCAATGAAGGACTTAAGGCATGGCAAAAGCTAGCCGGTCAGATTCTGGGTGCGATTATTTTCCTAATCGCTTATTTCCATGAAGGCTTTGATCACACGCTATGGGTGCCAATTATCGGCAATGTCAGTGCCACTTGGTTCTACGTTCTTTTTGTCATTGTTTGGTTGGTAGGCTTCAGTAATGCTGTTAATTTGACGGACGGCTTGGATGGCTTGGTTGCCGGTCAAACAACAATTTCATTTGGCACTTACGCGATTATCGCGGCACATGACGGTCGGACTGATGTTTTGATCGTTTGTTTGGTGACGATCGGTGCCATGCTTGGTTTCTTGATGTTCAATCACAAACCTGCTCAGATTTTTATGGGTGATCTTGGATCATTAGCGCTGGGTGGCATGTTGGCAGTGGTTGCTATCTTGCTGCACCGCGAATGGTCATTGTTGTTGATTGGGATTATTTATGTCACCGAAACAGCCAGCGTGATTTTGCAGGTGGGTTCTTTTAAGTTAACCGGCAAAAGAATCTTTCTCATGTCACCTATTCATCATCATTTTGAAATGAAGGGCTGGTCTGAGTGGCAAATTGATCTGATGTTCTGGTTGGTCGGGCTAATTGGCAGTGGTATCTATTTAGCATTTTTTCTTTAA
- the ftsL gene encoding cell division protein FtsL, translating to MLESTARPLVQQPETPPIHKPVTTPAPNTHIAFSGFERTLMFACGVLATVVCVVCLFMQNRLSNTQRQYEDLQTQIAKQSQTTANLKQEIGELSNSERLDAFAKAHGFKVINGNIKRVDNK from the coding sequence ATGCTTGAGAGTACAGCAAGACCATTAGTGCAGCAGCCGGAAACACCGCCAATACATAAACCTGTCACCACACCTGCGCCCAACACACATATTGCATTTAGCGGGTTTGAAAGGACATTGATGTTTGCATGTGGTGTTTTAGCGACCGTGGTTTGTGTAGTCTGTTTGTTTATGCAAAATCGGTTGAGCAATACACAGCGTCAGTATGAAGATTTGCAGACGCAGATTGCCAAACAGTCCCAGACGACTGCGAATCTCAAGCAGGAGATTGGTGAACTTTCAAATTCAGAACGCCTTGATGCCTTTGCCAAAGCACACGGTTTTAAGGTTATCAACGGCAACATAAAGCGTGTTGATAATAAATGA
- the ftsA gene encoding cell division protein FtsA: MDNQGIYVGLDIGTTSIKVIVAETVKGQMNVIGVGSQRSEGVSRGVIVDIDKAVAVIRAAVAQAEDKANIKIDRVVAGIPANMLQIEQVSGMIAVGEENKEISDNDVRSVAAAALVRNLPPERETLSLVPTEFIVDGFDDIKDPRGMLGVRLEMRGIMLTVPKTVIHNTKKAIEKAGLRVGGLVISPLAIGRLALTDGEQDFGTVLIDMGGGQSTAAVIHDRKLKFTSVDQEGGEYITKDISVVLNTSFTDAEKLKREYGNADSLATSEEETFPVTVVGKHEPAMISEKYLSEIIEARVAQIFKRLNKALDAVNALDLPGGIVITGGTTALPGVTELAQDIFGRPVKRFIPDDMGLRHPSFTEGLALIKYAAQMTDIEMLVSSVLPTPFMVDGADVRPQPQSKQPEQPAAAVDQGNQRLLKRKQEKQPDKPKSKEPSALRRFFGNFFE; the protein is encoded by the coding sequence ATGGATAATCAAGGTATTTACGTTGGACTTGATATCGGAACCACCTCAATAAAAGTCATTGTTGCCGAAACAGTAAAGGGACAAATGAATGTTATTGGTGTGGGAAGTCAGCGATCGGAAGGCGTGAGCCGCGGGGTGATCGTTGATATCGATAAGGCAGTTGCCGTCATTCGTGCGGCCGTTGCCCAAGCTGAAGACAAGGCAAATATCAAGATCGATCGGGTCGTTGCTGGCATTCCCGCCAACATGCTGCAGATTGAACAAGTTTCCGGGATGATCGCGGTCGGTGAAGAGAATAAAGAAATTTCCGACAACGATGTTCGCAGCGTGGCAGCGGCAGCATTGGTCCGCAACTTACCACCAGAGCGTGAAACATTATCATTAGTCCCGACCGAGTTTATCGTAGATGGTTTTGATGATATTAAAGATCCGCGTGGTATGTTGGGCGTTCGGCTTGAGATGCGTGGCATCATGTTAACTGTTCCTAAGACCGTGATTCATAACACGAAGAAAGCCATTGAAAAGGCGGGTCTTCGAGTTGGCGGTTTGGTGATTTCGCCTTTGGCCATTGGTCGTTTGGCCTTAACCGATGGTGAACAAGATTTTGGCACTGTTTTGATTGACATGGGTGGTGGTCAAAGCACCGCTGCCGTGATCCATGACCGTAAGCTTAAGTTTACGTCGGTGGATCAAGAAGGCGGCGAGTATATCACTAAAGATATTTCAGTTGTCCTCAACACGAGTTTTACGGACGCTGAGAAACTCAAGCGTGAATATGGCAATGCTGATTCACTGGCAACGAGTGAGGAAGAGACTTTTCCTGTAACGGTTGTTGGCAAACACGAGCCAGCGATGATCTCTGAAAAATACCTTTCCGAGATTATCGAGGCGCGAGTGGCGCAAATCTTTAAACGTCTGAACAAAGCGTTGGACGCTGTTAATGCGCTTGATTTACCCGGCGGCATTGTGATTACTGGCGGCACTACGGCGTTGCCAGGCGTGACGGAATTGGCTCAGGACATTTTCGGCCGACCGGTCAAACGGTTTATTCCCGATGATATGGGGTTGCGTCACCCATCGTTTACTGAAGGGCTTGCCCTTATCAAATATGCTGCCCAGATGACAGATATTGAAATGCTGGTCTCCAGCGTCTTGCCGACACCATTCATGGTTGATGGCGCCGATGTCCGTCCACAACCACAAAGTAAGCAGCCAGAGCAACCGGCTGCCGCTGTGGACCAAGGCAATCAGCGATTACTTAAGCGCAAGCAGGAAAAACAACCGGATAAACCAAAATCCAAGGAGCCTTCAGCATTACGCCGGTTCTTTGGCAATTTCTTTGAATAA